Proteins co-encoded in one Streptomyces sp. SLBN-31 genomic window:
- a CDS encoding ABC transporter permease, producing MTRLRLRKLGRDVWATRSRVAMMTIAIAVSVLAVTAFLSARAIIGREITRNYQATRPASATLHIPGGVGAAVLSAVRAEPGVLDATARGTLQARVKVGDGPWRTMVLFTADRADPQRINTVAVESGSWPPPKGTLLLERTALAFLGVSPGQRVTVEAPGGTPTPMTVAGSVHDGGVAPAAQEQTAYGYATTTALTFLGRPPTLDQLRIVVGDHSTVSTSSPTIDRTAQRVATRLKALGHPVSSIDIPPPGRHPHQGQMVMVGFVLLAFGLMALLLASILVATMLGGMLTAQIRQIGAMKAVGARTGQILRTYLALAAAIAVTATALALVPGLALGRALAEQGARLLNLDITTESVPAWVYAVALGAGIGVPLLVALVPLLRGSRITVRQAIDDHGADSAAPGGLLDRVLTRLRGPSRTQMMALRNMFRRRGRLVLSVGLLAVAGTMFLTGLNTAGGWSSLVAQSIGQRHYDIEIRLDKPYPADRLTALARATQGVSDAEAWGRTAATVHTAGRIDVAHVYPDEAHDSFTVLAPPADTRLTRLPLVAGRWLRPDDTDAVVLNSLVPAQQAPGTTVGDTVTVTVAGHPVTRRVVGIVSDFGTLGAAYVTDRDFATVTGTPGRTEMLRVVTDRHDAVSRQVVLDRLDDALTRAGTGIQQATTIDTLRVALDGHVLVLADALIALAVVMGFVGLLGLASALSTSVLERTREFGVLRTLGATASAIRAVVVTEGVLTATLSLLLATVVTLPLTRVFGDFIGTQAFRQDLPFVFSFPALVLWSLLTLAGAAAAGVAAARRATRTTVREALVSL from the coding sequence GTGACCCGACTGCGCCTGCGGAAACTGGGGCGCGACGTGTGGGCCACCCGCTCCAGGGTCGCGATGATGACGATCGCGATCGCGGTCAGCGTGCTCGCGGTCACCGCCTTTCTCTCCGCCCGGGCGATCATCGGCCGGGAGATCACCCGCAACTACCAGGCCACCCGGCCTGCTTCGGCCACCCTGCACATCCCGGGCGGCGTGGGCGCGGCCGTCCTGTCCGCCGTACGCGCCGAGCCCGGCGTCCTGGACGCCACGGCCCGCGGCACCCTCCAGGCCCGCGTCAAGGTCGGTGACGGGCCATGGCGCACCATGGTGCTCTTCACCGCCGACCGGGCCGATCCCCAGCGGATCAACACCGTCGCCGTGGAGAGCGGAAGCTGGCCCCCGCCCAAGGGAACGCTGCTGCTGGAGCGCACCGCCCTCGCGTTCCTGGGGGTGAGCCCCGGTCAGCGCGTGACGGTCGAGGCACCCGGTGGCACACCGACCCCCATGACGGTGGCCGGTTCGGTGCACGACGGCGGAGTCGCCCCGGCCGCGCAGGAGCAGACCGCTTACGGCTACGCCACCACCACCGCTCTGACCTTCCTGGGCCGGCCCCCGACCCTGGACCAACTGCGCATCGTCGTCGGCGACCACTCCACGGTGTCCACCAGCTCCCCGACCATCGACCGCACTGCGCAGCGCGTCGCCACCCGGTTGAAAGCACTGGGCCATCCGGTCAGCAGCATCGACATCCCGCCACCGGGCCGGCATCCCCACCAGGGGCAGATGGTCATGGTCGGCTTCGTGCTCCTGGCGTTCGGGCTCATGGCGCTGCTGCTGGCCTCGATCCTGGTCGCCACCATGCTCGGCGGCATGCTCACCGCACAGATCCGGCAGATCGGGGCGATGAAGGCGGTCGGCGCCCGCACCGGACAGATACTGCGGACGTACCTGGCACTGGCCGCCGCCATCGCGGTCACCGCCACCGCACTCGCGCTCGTACCCGGACTCGCCCTGGGACGTGCCCTGGCCGAGCAGGGTGCCCGTCTGCTCAACCTCGACATCACCACCGAGTCCGTGCCCGCCTGGGTGTACGCCGTCGCGCTCGGCGCCGGAATCGGCGTACCCCTGCTGGTGGCCCTCGTGCCGCTGCTGAGGGGCAGCCGCATCACCGTGCGCCAGGCCATCGACGACCACGGGGCCGACTCCGCCGCCCCGGGCGGCCTCCTCGATCGGGTCCTCACCCGCCTGCGCGGCCCCAGCCGGACCCAGATGATGGCCCTGCGCAACATGTTCCGGCGCCGCGGGCGCCTGGTCCTCAGCGTCGGACTGCTCGCCGTCGCCGGCACCATGTTCCTCACCGGCCTGAACACCGCGGGCGGTTGGAGCTCCCTGGTCGCCCAAAGCATCGGCCAACGCCACTACGACATCGAGATACGGCTCGACAAGCCCTACCCCGCCGACCGACTCACGGCACTGGCACGCGCGACCCAAGGCGTGTCGGACGCCGAGGCGTGGGGCCGCACCGCGGCCACCGTCCACACCGCCGGCCGCATCGACGTGGCGCACGTCTACCCCGACGAAGCCCACGACAGCTTCACCGTGTTGGCGCCACCCGCCGACACTCGCCTGACGCGCCTGCCGCTCGTGGCCGGCCGGTGGCTGCGCCCCGACGACACCGACGCCGTCGTGCTGAACAGCCTGGTGCCCGCGCAGCAGGCACCCGGCACAACGGTCGGCGACACCGTCACCGTCACGGTCGCCGGGCACCCCGTCACTCGTCGAGTGGTGGGCATCGTCTCCGACTTCGGCACCCTCGGCGCGGCCTACGTGACGGACCGCGACTTCGCCACTGTCACCGGTACCCCCGGCCGGACCGAGATGCTGCGCGTCGTCACCGACCGCCACGACGCCGTGAGCCGGCAGGTGGTCCTCGACCGGCTGGACGACGCCCTGACCAGAGCGGGCACGGGCATTCAACAGGCCACCACCATCGACACCCTGCGCGTGGCGCTGGACGGGCACGTCCTGGTCCTGGCCGATGCCCTGATCGCCCTCGCGGTCGTGATGGGTTTCGTCGGATTGCTGGGCCTCGCCTCCGCGTTGAGCACCAGCGTCCTGGAGCGCACCAGGGAGTTCGGCGTCCTCCGCACGCTCGGCGCCACCGCCTCCGCGATCCGCGCAGTCGTCGTCACCGAAGGCGTCCTGACGGCCACGCTCAGCCTGCTCCTCGCGACGGTCGTAACCCTGCCCCTGACCCGGGTGTTCGGGGACTTCATCGGCACTCAGGCATTCCGACAGGACCTCCCCTTCGTTTTCTCGTTCCCCGCACTGGTGCTGTGGAGCCTGCTCACCCTGGCCGGCGCCGCGGCGGCAGGCGTCGCAGCCGCCCGACGCGCCACGCGGACGACCGTACGCGAAGCCCTCGTCAGCCTCTAA
- a CDS encoding ABC transporter ATP-binding protein, translating to MIAARGLVKTYPLPSGEVTALGGVDLRVAAGEFVAVVGRSGSGKTTLLNLLAGIDRPTAGEILLAGTAVHTLRGSQLAAWRGRCIGLVFQFFQLLPTLTVAENVMLPMDLCHTFPARQRRGRALELLAEVGIREQADKLPSALSGGQQQRAAIARALANEPPVLLADEPTGNLDSATSDSVLDLFAHLAAEGRTVLMVTHERDLSRHATRQITLADGRVLKDTATRSARQDVAS from the coding sequence GTGATCGCCGCTCGCGGGCTCGTCAAGACCTATCCGCTGCCCTCAGGTGAGGTCACTGCGCTCGGCGGGGTCGACCTGCGGGTCGCCGCAGGGGAGTTCGTCGCCGTGGTGGGGCGGTCGGGCAGCGGCAAGACCACGCTGCTGAACCTGCTGGCCGGGATCGACCGGCCCACGGCCGGAGAGATCCTTCTGGCGGGTACGGCCGTCCACACGCTCCGGGGCTCGCAGCTCGCCGCCTGGCGAGGCAGGTGTATCGGCCTGGTCTTCCAGTTCTTCCAACTGCTGCCCACCCTGACCGTGGCGGAGAACGTGATGCTGCCGATGGATTTGTGCCACACCTTCCCGGCGCGGCAGCGCCGCGGCCGGGCGCTGGAACTGCTGGCCGAGGTCGGCATCCGCGAACAGGCGGACAAACTGCCTTCGGCGCTCTCGGGCGGACAGCAGCAGCGCGCCGCGATCGCGCGGGCCCTGGCGAACGAACCTCCCGTGCTACTGGCCGACGAACCGACCGGAAACCTGGACTCGGCCACTTCCGACAGTGTGCTGGACCTCTTCGCTCACCTGGCGGCAGAAGGCCGGACCGTGCTCATGGTCACCCACGAACGCGACCTGTCGCGCCATGCCACCCGGCAGATCACCCTCGCCGACGGGCGGGTCCTCAAGGACACGGCGACCCGGAGCGCACGACAGGACGTGGCCTCGTGA
- a CDS encoding TetR/AcrR family transcriptional regulator — MVTRLDRRVRRTQQALQRALLQLMAEKGYESVTIQDIIDRADVGRSTFYNHYANKDELLKDGFADLRSLIDRASPSGAAAPDRGALRFSLPFLQHIHEQRTLAQAIFTESGLRLVLKHIEELLADVVRDEIPATPPHGVPREAVVRFVVASHLACLQWWLTESPDSTPEEIDEIFRTLTQPGIEADGQ; from the coding sequence ATGGTCACAAGGCTCGACCGCAGGGTCCGTCGCACGCAGCAGGCACTCCAGCGCGCCCTTCTCCAGCTCATGGCGGAGAAGGGCTATGAGAGCGTGACGATCCAGGACATCATCGACCGCGCCGACGTCGGCCGCTCCACCTTCTACAACCACTACGCGAACAAGGACGAACTGCTCAAGGACGGCTTCGCCGACCTCCGTTCCCTGATCGACAGGGCTTCACCGAGCGGTGCAGCGGCACCCGATCGGGGCGCCCTGCGTTTCAGTCTGCCGTTCCTGCAGCACATCCACGAGCAACGCACCCTCGCCCAGGCCATCTTCACCGAGAGCGGCCTGCGCCTGGTGCTGAAGCACATCGAGGAACTGCTCGCCGACGTCGTCCGCGACGAGATCCCCGCCACCCCGCCTCACGGAGTGCCACGCGAGGCGGTCGTCCGCTTCGTCGTCGCCTCCCATCTGGCCTGCCTGCAGTGGTGGCTCACCGAGAGCCCGGACAGCACGCCGGAGGAGATCGACGAGATCTTCCGCACGCTGACGCAGCCAGGCATCGAGGCCGACGGACAGTGA
- a CDS encoding DUF2182 domain-containing protein, which translates to MLSWKEPQENTSMRHSRSSAVVAGRSVAPTGPGGGLLPTRDLAAAWFLVILIAVPAWVLTIGQARDMGIEPGTMGMALPLFLVLWVTMMAAMMLPSMAPVAITWVRGIGRQSSGWTRTARTGEFAAGYLLVWTAFGLLAYAALAFTGALVDDHPTAGRWIGSVAFLLAGLYQLGPLKNVCLRHCRDPLAHLVHYSGFRGPARDLRVGLHHGVYCVGCCAGLMVVLVPLGVMNVAAMAGLAVVIFVEKLWSRGLHLARGVGVVFLILAVLAPFQDWLLPGLRDSMPLMDM; encoded by the coding sequence ATGCTCTCCTGGAAGGAGCCGCAGGAGAACACGTCGATGCGCCACAGCCGGAGTTCCGCTGTCGTAGCCGGCCGGTCGGTCGCCCCGACCGGACCGGGTGGAGGTCTGCTGCCCACGCGGGATCTCGCGGCGGCCTGGTTCCTGGTGATTCTGATCGCGGTGCCCGCCTGGGTGCTGACGATCGGCCAAGCCCGGGACATGGGGATCGAGCCCGGCACGATGGGGATGGCGCTGCCGCTGTTCCTGGTGCTGTGGGTGACGATGATGGCGGCCATGATGCTGCCGTCCATGGCGCCCGTGGCGATCACCTGGGTGCGGGGCATCGGCCGACAGTCCTCCGGCTGGACCCGGACCGCTCGTACCGGCGAGTTCGCCGCCGGATATCTGCTGGTGTGGACGGCGTTCGGGCTGCTCGCCTACGCAGCGCTGGCCTTCACCGGCGCCCTCGTCGACGATCACCCCACGGCCGGTCGCTGGATCGGCTCCGTCGCCTTCCTGCTCGCGGGCCTCTACCAGCTGGGACCCCTGAAGAACGTCTGCCTGCGGCACTGCCGCGACCCCCTTGCCCACCTGGTGCACTACTCCGGCTTCCGAGGACCGGCCCGCGACCTGCGGGTGGGCCTCCACCATGGCGTCTACTGCGTCGGCTGCTGCGCCGGCCTGATGGTCGTTCTCGTGCCTTTGGGGGTGATGAACGTGGCGGCGATGGCCGGGCTGGCCGTGGTGATCTTCGTGGAAAAGCTCTGGTCCCGGGGCCTGCACCTCGCCCGCGGCGTGGGCGTCGTATTCCTGATCCTGGCCGTGCTCGCGCCCTTCCAGGACTGGCTGCTGCCGGGACTGCGCGACTCGATGCCACTGATGGACATGTGA
- a CDS encoding DUF1326 domain-containing protein, producing the protein MTEQATPATRWHITGDWFDVCKCAIPCPCTFAQPPTYGDCEGVLAWHIREGHYGDVRLDDLNVLMLASFTGNIWSGEHTDPYGAVFLDERADEPQRGALGAVFGGQAGGWPAQFVEMFHGEMRGMDFTPVRIEIDEDLAGWRAEIPGRVTATAEALAGPTSPDGARVQLHNAPGAEVGPGQVATWGRATVDRADAFGFSWDRSGKSSKHFPFDWSGPD; encoded by the coding sequence ATGACTGAGCAAGCCACCCCTGCGACGCGCTGGCACATCACCGGCGACTGGTTCGATGTGTGCAAGTGCGCCATACCGTGCCCCTGCACGTTCGCGCAGCCCCCGACCTACGGCGACTGCGAGGGGGTACTGGCCTGGCACATCAGAGAAGGCCACTACGGTGACGTCCGGCTCGACGACCTCAACGTCCTGATGCTCGCCTCCTTCACGGGCAACATCTGGTCGGGCGAACACACCGACCCGTACGGCGCGGTCTTCCTGGACGAACGTGCCGACGAACCACAACGCGGTGCACTCGGGGCCGTCTTCGGGGGGCAGGCAGGCGGCTGGCCGGCCCAGTTCGTGGAGATGTTCCACGGCGAGATGCGCGGCATGGACTTCACACCCGTCCGAATCGAGATCGACGAGGACCTGGCGGGCTGGCGCGCCGAGATACCCGGCCGGGTCACGGCCACCGCCGAGGCGCTCGCCGGACCGACATCTCCCGACGGAGCGCGCGTCCAGCTCCACAACGCCCCGGGCGCCGAGGTCGGGCCAGGCCAGGTCGCCACGTGGGGCCGGGCCACCGTCGACCGCGCGGACGCGTTCGGCTTCTCCTGGGACCGCTCCGGCAAGTCGAGCAAACACTTCCCCTTCGACTGGAGCGGCCCCGACTGA
- a CDS encoding ThuA domain-containing protein — translation MTGFSARAGLVRTASRLLALFIVILGVQAGPAYRAHAATPFKVLAFYNGTYDAAHISFDHEANTWFPQEGAQAGFTYTATTDWSRLNAAGLASYQVVMFLDDYPHTASQQQAFQAYMAGGGGFVGFHVSAFNDDTSDWPWYHNTFLGTGTFKSNTWGPTSETLRVEDGSHAATTGLPATITSSVSEWYSWSNDLRSNPAIDILASMDQSTFPIGTDPDQTWYSGYYPIVWTNRNYRMVYNNFGHNAMDYATNTTLSSTFASSQQNQLLLQEIKWAAGQSGPVTPPQTTTGPIRGIGGKCVDVAGGAAANGTAVQLYDCNGTSAQTWTVTGSGTLTALGKCMDVTAAGTANGTKVQLYDCNGTGSQTWQPQANGALLNPQSGKCLDATGQSSADGTRLQIWSCTGAPNQNWTLPS, via the coding sequence ATGACCGGATTCAGCGCGCGAGCGGGTTTGGTTCGCACCGCATCGAGACTTCTGGCCCTTTTCATCGTGATCCTCGGCGTCCAGGCCGGCCCCGCATACCGGGCGCACGCTGCCACCCCGTTCAAGGTACTGGCCTTCTACAACGGTACGTACGACGCGGCGCACATCAGCTTCGACCACGAGGCCAACACGTGGTTTCCGCAGGAAGGTGCACAGGCAGGGTTCACCTACACCGCCACCACGGACTGGAGTCGGCTCAACGCGGCCGGCCTCGCCTCGTATCAGGTGGTCATGTTCCTGGACGACTACCCGCACACCGCATCCCAACAGCAGGCATTTCAGGCGTACATGGCCGGTGGCGGCGGCTTCGTCGGCTTCCACGTCTCCGCCTTCAACGACGACACCAGCGACTGGCCCTGGTATCACAACACGTTCCTCGGCACCGGCACGTTCAAGAGCAACACGTGGGGCCCCACCTCCGAGACACTGCGCGTAGAGGACGGATCCCACGCGGCGACCACGGGCCTGCCCGCCACGATCACCTCGTCGGTGAGCGAGTGGTACAGCTGGTCGAACGACCTGCGCAGCAACCCCGCCATCGACATTCTGGCGTCCATGGACCAGTCCACGTTCCCCATCGGAACCGACCCCGACCAGACCTGGTACAGCGGCTACTACCCGATCGTCTGGACCAACCGCAACTACCGCATGGTCTACAACAACTTCGGCCACAATGCGATGGATTACGCGACAAACACCACCCTGTCGTCGACCTTCGCCAGCAGTCAGCAGAATCAGCTTCTGCTCCAGGAGATCAAGTGGGCGGCGGGGCAGTCAGGTCCGGTCACCCCACCACAGACCACGACCGGACCCATCCGCGGCATCGGCGGCAAGTGCGTGGACGTCGCCGGAGGGGCCGCCGCCAACGGCACGGCCGTACAGCTCTACGACTGCAATGGCACCAGTGCCCAGACGTGGACGGTGACCGGCTCGGGCACGTTGACCGCGCTGGGCAAGTGCATGGACGTCACGGCAGCCGGCACGGCGAACGGAACCAAGGTCCAGTTGTACGACTGCAACGGCACCGGCTCGCAAACCTGGCAGCCACAAGCGAACGGGGCACTGCTCAACCCGCAGTCCGGCAAGTGCCTTGATGCCACTGGACAGAGTTCGGCCGACGGAACGCGGCTGCAGATCTGGTCCTGCACCGGTGCGCCCAACCAGAATTGGACCCTGCCCTCGTAG
- a CDS encoding SCO6745 family protein yields the protein MSKMRMHSMTQIARRMFELLEPICLVTFFADECNEELAALGHRTYWDGYFASRAAPLGRVPAQVVHAAFYNFADGEAARHIPSAWETIPPEASVAARERGSAASLRRILGELADSPGLVRAADLTTKAATSAPTNGRVMYAGMRTLEVPGDPVARLWHSATMLREHRGDGHIAALVGARIGGTEAHVLSALEQGIHPPESFGRIHHLPKERLAVVMDGLRERGLVDSDGHFTDDGRATKARIEALTDELATPPYDALSRAELDELITELEPITATLVTAGSR from the coding sequence ATGAGCAAGATGCGAATGCATTCGATGACCCAGATCGCCCGTCGCATGTTCGAGCTCCTGGAGCCGATCTGCCTGGTTACCTTCTTCGCCGACGAGTGCAACGAGGAACTGGCCGCGCTCGGCCACCGCACCTACTGGGACGGCTATTTCGCCAGCCGCGCCGCGCCGCTGGGGCGTGTGCCGGCGCAGGTCGTGCACGCAGCCTTCTACAACTTCGCCGACGGGGAAGCCGCACGGCACATCCCCAGCGCCTGGGAGACGATCCCGCCCGAGGCGTCCGTCGCCGCGCGGGAGCGGGGTAGCGCGGCCTCCCTACGGCGCATCCTCGGCGAGCTGGCCGACTCCCCGGGCCTGGTGCGAGCCGCAGACCTGACCACCAAGGCCGCGACGAGCGCCCCCACCAATGGCCGGGTGATGTACGCCGGCATGCGCACCCTTGAGGTACCCGGCGACCCCGTCGCCCGGCTGTGGCACTCCGCGACCATGCTGCGCGAGCACCGCGGCGACGGGCACATCGCCGCTCTCGTCGGCGCGCGCATCGGTGGTACGGAGGCCCACGTGCTCTCCGCTCTCGAACAGGGCATCCACCCCCCGGAGTCATTCGGACGCATCCATCACCTGCCGAAAGAACGCCTGGCCGTGGTCATGGACGGTCTGCGCGAACGCGGACTCGTCGACAGCGACGGCCACTTCACGGACGATGGCCGCGCGACCAAGGCACGCATCGAAGCCCTCACCGACGAACTCGCCACCCCGCCCTACGACGCCCTGTCCCGCGCCGAACTCGACGAACTGATCACCGAGCTCGAACCCATTACGGCGACCTTGGTGACCGCGGGCTCGCGGTGA